From the genome of Thiovibrio frasassiensis:
TGCAGAGGGGATCAAAGCCGAGCTCGGCAAGGTGATCCCCGAGTATACCTCCCAGGTGAGTGAATCCGTCTTGCCCAAAGGGTGAGTCCTGTGTTCGGAGAGGCATCTTTTTGGAATCGTTGATAAATTTTTTGGTGAAACGGCCATCTCGTCCTCTGGGGCATTTTGTTCTTTGCAAGAGGGTGCAGGTGATGTAAAGTGGTGCCCCATTGGCCAGCGTGCCAGTTTGCTTTGGAAAAGCTGGAGAGGTGACCGAGTGGCTTAAGGTGCACGCCTGGAACGCGTGTGTGCGGCAACGTACCGTGGGTTCGAATCCCACCTTCTCCGCCAGATATTTTCCGGTTTGATAGCCGGGTCCTGCGCAACAAAGACTTGCGAACCCCGCCAGGTCCGGGAGGAAGCAACGGTAGTGAGTTACTTTGTGTGCCGCAGGGGTGCCTGGCTATCATTTTTTTGTAAGCGGTTGCAGGGCACCACATCTTGCAGCGATCGGTCCGTCTCACGTACCTGATGTACGCATCGCCGTCCCGCTTGCCGCAACCTGCGGCACCCTGCAACCGCTTACCCCTTGTTTTCTCATTTGCAGCTCTATCTTTCGTTTTCCCCCGTTTACCGGAGCTGATCTCCGAGGGCTGAAAATGTCCTACCTTGTTTTAGCCAGAAAATGGCGTCCCCAGAATTTCGATGAGGTTGTTGGCCAGCAGGCCGTGGTGCGCACCTTGCGCAACGCGCTCACCCGTAACCGGGTGGCCCATGCCATGCTTTTTTCCGGGGTGCGCGGGGTTGGCAAGACCACCCTGGCGAGACTGATGGCCAAGGCTCTCAACTGCCAACAGGGCGAGCCGGATGTGCCCTGTGACCAGTGCGAGTCATGCACCGAGATCATGGCGGGCAACGCCATTGATCTGCATGAGATCGACGGCGCCTCCAATCGCGGCATCCAGGAGATCCGCGAGCTCAAGGAAAATATCCGCTTTTTCCCCGCCAAGGGGCGCTACAAGATCATCATTATCGATGAAGTGCACATGCTCACCACCGAGGCCTTCAACGCCCTGCTGAAGACCCTGGAAGAGCCGCCGGCCCATGTCTATTTCATGTTCGCCACCACCGAACTGCACAAGATCCCGATCACCATCCTCTCCCGCTGTCAGCGCTATGAACTCAAGCGAGTTCCCTTTGCCGAACTGGTCGCATTTTTTGCCAAAATCGCCGAAGCGGAAAAGGTTGCGATTTCTGCGCGGGCCCTGGAGATGATTGCTCGGGAGGCCGAAGGCAGCGTGCGGGACGGCTTGAGCCTTCTTGATCAGATATTTTCCTTTGGCGGGTCTGAGGTCAGCGATGGGGATGTGGCGCAGGTCTTGGGCTTGGTTGATCGCGGGATTTATGAAAATCTGGCCCGGGCGCTTCTGGTCGGGGATCTGGCAGGTTGTCTTGAGATCTTTGCCCAGAGCCAGGCCGCGGGTATGGACCTCAAGCGTTTTGCCAACGACCTGTTGGGATTTTTCCGGGGTCTGCTGATTGCCAAGGTCAAGGCCAATCCCGAGGAGTTGCTTGACCTGTCCGACCAGGAACTGGCGGCGATTAAGGATATTGCCGCAGGTGCCAGCCAGGAAACGCTGTATCATTATTTTTCTCTGCTCTTGAAGGGGACCGAAGAGATGCAGTACTCATCCCGGCCCCGGCTTGCGTTGGAGATGGCTTTTGTCCGGGCCACCCAGGCAGGGCAGATCGTGCCGACTGCCACTTTATTGGGGCGTCTTGACGGATTATTGGCCGGCGCCGTGTCTCTGCCGGTGAGAGCAGCCGGGGGCATTGCTCCGGCGATCTCCACTGCGGAACCGGAGCCAGTCGCGCCCAGACCGGCATCCCGGCCATCGGGAGCTGCTCCTTCTTCGGGGTTGCAGCCGGAACAAAAAAAAAATGAAATAGCGGATACGCCTACATCCTCGCCCGGGCAATTCGGGCACTCCTCTCCGGTCGCGGCCTCCCCTCCGGTGCGTGAGGTGAAACGGGACTGGGAGGCGTTTGTTGGGTATGTGAAGGAGCGCAAGCGCTGGATGGCGCCGGTGCTGCAACTGTGCGCCATGGCCCGCGATGAAGGAAACGAGCTGGTCCTGAAGTTTGACGACCCCTCGGACTGTAAGCTGTTGCAGGAACATGACAACCTGAAATTGTTGCAGTCCTTTGCGCTGGATTTTTTTCAGCACGATTTTCGCGTCGTTTTCAAGGTGCGCGGCGCCCCGGCAGCTGAGGATGGCGGCGGCGATGAGGCGGAGAGTCTTCTTGCCGAACGGCGGGTTCTTGCCAACGAACCCATGGTGCAGATGGCGGCCGAGATTTTTGGCGGGCAGGTCGGCAGTATCCGAACCGGCCCCAGGTAAAAGTGAAAAATGAAAAGTTGAAAGTGACGGGCAACGGGGGGGGAGTTGCTCCTGCTGTCGGCGCAGTGTGCTGGAAAGTTAATGCCGGAGGTATACGGATGGATATGAAACAGATGGTGAAGCAGGCGCAGCAGTTTCAGCAGCGTTTGACGGAGATGCAGGGGGAACTGGCGGGCAGGCAGGTCAGCGCCTCGGTGGGCGGCGGTATGGTGAGCGCCACGGTGAACGGCAGGCATGAACTTGTCAACTTGACCATTGATAAGGAAGTGGTGGACCCTGCGGACCCCCAGATGCTCCAAGACCTTGTCGTCTCCGCGGTAAATGAGGCCATGCGCAAGGCCCAGGCAATGATCGAGGGTGAGATGTCCAAGCTTACCGGTGGGATGAAGATTCCGGGGATGTTTTAATGGCTGGACGAACGATGTGCGGTCCCTGGGGAAAAAATGAAGTGTGACGCTTCGTCTTTGCCAAAGTTCGTTCCTTTTTTTGTTTATTGGGAGCCTTGCTCCGTGCATTGCTCATCTGTGGGTTTGTTTCTATGAACGTCGTTCCTCCGGCACTGAGCCGACTCATTGCCGACCTGAACCGTCTGCCGGGGATCGGCATCAAAAGCGCGACCCGGCTGGCACTCCATATTTTGCGGCGGCCCGCCAGCGAGGCGCAGAGCCTGGCCCGGGATCTTGGGGAACTGCACCGCAGCATCCGCTTGTGCAGCGGCTGTTTTGCCTTTGCGGAAAGCGACCCCTGCGCTATCTGCAAAGATTCCGAGCGTGATGGCGGGTTGGTCTGCGTGGTCGAGGAATCCGCAGACCTTATGGCCATCGAGAAAACCGGAGTTTTCAAGGGCAAATACCATATTCTCCATGGTGTTCTCTCTCCCATGGACGGGATCGGGCCGGAGGAAATCAAGGCGGATGCCCTGGTGGAGAGGATACGCAAACAGCAGGTGCGTGAGGTCCTTATCGCCACCAGTTCCACGGTCCCGGGGGAGGCGACGGCCGCTTATCTCATCAAGCGGTTGCAGGAGGAGGTTCAGGTCAAGGTAACCAGATTGGCTTGCGGGATTCCCATGGGGATGGACATAAAATATGCCGATGATCTCACGCTCAGTCGGGCTATTGAAGCACGGAAAGACACCAGCAAGTGATGGCAAGAAGGGTTTCGGCGCAGGAGATTTCCCGTACTTTTTTCGCATCGGCAGGCAGGCAAAAGAAACTATTTGTCCTTGACACTCGGGTGAATTGTTGGTATTTGGTTGCCGTTTGGAAGGTTTGTTGTAACTTCTCAGTAGCACCACATCTGCAGTGACATCGGCTTGCTCATGTGCAGTAGCACACTTCGCAGGCCTCTTCCTTGCATCTGTGGCAGTAGTGGAGCGGCGCTGCTGAAAAGTTTGTTATGTCTTGAAAAAGAACGAGCTGTCGCCATGGGCGATGTGCTTTTTTTGTTTTTTAGGCGCGTAGCTCAGTTGGTTAGAGCGCTTGCCCGACACGCAAGAGGTCGGCGGTTCGAATCCGCCCGCGCCTACCAGAGAAAAAACATGAAGCTTTTGTGTCGCTTGGCTTCGCAGAGAGTAAGTTGTATGGTGCAGGCAGATTGACCTGGTCAATGTGCTTGTTTTTGTTTGTGCATTTGCGGAAAGGCTGGTTCCAACAACCATGATGGAAATATCCCTCACCCTTCCTTCCGGGGAGCAGAAAAAGGTTCCTGCGGGGACCACGGTGGCCGAGGCCCTGAAAGAGCTGGTTTCCAACAAGGAGCGCAAGCAAACCATTGCCGCCCGGTTGGCTGACAGGCTGGTAGACCTTTCTACGCCTATCGATGCCGATGCATCCTTTGCGCCCATAACCGTTGACAGCCCTGAGGCTTTGGAGATTCTCCGGCATAGTGCGGCTCATATCATGGCCGAGGCTGTTCTTGCCCTGTTCGGCACGGAGGTGCAGGTTGCCATCGGACCGGCCATTGCCGATGGATTTTACTATGATTTTGATCGTGCGGAACCGTTTACCCCCGACGATCTTGCCCGGATTGAACTGAAAATGCAGGAGCTTGCCGCTGCCGCAGCTCCTTTTAGCCGTGAGACCATGTCCTCCGCCCAGGCGATTGCGCTTTTTGAAAAGAGCGGTCAGTCCTACAAGGTTGAACTGCTTAAAGATCTGGGTGCCGAGACCGTTTCGTTGTATCGGCAGGGAGATTTTGTTGACCTTTGCCGTGGGCCGCACTTGCCGCATGCGGGTTGGCTGAAGGCAGTCAAGGTTATCAAGCAGGCCGGCGCCTATTGGCGTGGTGATGAAAAAAACCAGATGCTCCAGCGGCTTTATGGCACGGCTTTTTTTGATGCCAAGGATCTGAAAGCCTATCTGCACCAGATTGAAGAGGCGAAAAAACGCGACCACCGGAAGCTTGGCAAAGAACTTGAGTTGTTTGCCGTGTCCGATCAGGTCGGGCCGGGGTTGATTCTCTGGCAGCCCAAGGGTGCTCTCCTCCGGAAGATCATTGAGGATCACTGGCGCGAAGAACATTATCGAAACGGCTATGAGCTGCTGTTTACCCCGCATATTGCCAAGCGCGACATGTGGAAGACCAGCGGCCATCTCGATTTTTATGGGGAAAACATGTTTTCCGCCATGGACATCGAGGAGGTGAGCTATCAGCTCAAGCCGATGAATTGCCCCTTTCATATCGCCATCTATAATACGCGGAAACGCAGCTACCGGGAGTTTCCTTTGCGGTGGTGCGAGCTGGGCACCGTATACCGCTTCGAGAAAACCGGCGCCCTGCATGGGTTGATGCGGGTTCGCGGTTTTACCCAGGACGATGCCCATATCTTCTGCCGGCCCGATAACCTGGAAGAGGAAATCTTCAATATCCTAGACCTGAACCTGCAGATCCTTAAGGCCTTTGGTTTCGAACACTACGACATCTATCTCTCCACCCGGCCCGAGAAGTATGTGGGCAACGACGAGCATTGGGAGCAGGCCACCACCGCCCTGAAGCTCGCTTTGGAGAAAAAAGGGTTGGCCTATGAGGTCGATCCCGGGGAAGGGGTCTTTTACGGCCCGAAGATTGATATCAAGATCAAGGATGTTTTGGGACGCAGCTGGCAGTGTTCCACCATCCAGGTGGATTTCAACCTGCCCGAACGTTTTGAGATGAGCTATACCGGGGAAGACGGCAAGGAGCATCAGCCGATCATGATCCATCGGGCCCTCATGGGTTCGCTGGAGCGTTTTATCGGGGTGCTTATCGAGCATTATGCCGGCGCCTTTCCGGTGTGGCTTGCGCCGACACAGGCCAGGATTATGAACATCACCGATGCGCAGATGGGCTATGCGGACGAGGTGTATGCCGAGTTGCGCCGCGCTGGGGTGCGGGTGGAAAAGGATCTTCGCAACGAAAAGCTCAATTACAAGATTCGTGAAGCCCAGATGCAGAAGATTCCTTTCATGCTGATCATCGGCGACAAGGAAGTAGAAGCCCGTCAGGTCACGGTGCGGCTGCGCAATGGCGATAATCTGCCCGGTATGTCCATCCCTGAGTTTGCGGCCATGATTGCCGATGAAAATGAAGCCGGCCGAACTGGTGCTTGCAATAGCTAGGTGATTCAGAGTATTATGATATATTTCAGCGTGCGGATGCGTAGCATCGTGTGCGGTGGTTCAAGAATCATGTTTGCGGAGGTATGAGTATCAAAGGGAAAAAAGTTGGCGATCGACCAGAGCGGGAAGTGCGGGCCAGAATCAACCATGAGATTGATTGCAAGGAAGTTCGTCTCATTGATGAGGACGGAAGTCAGGTAGGGGTTGTGCCTGTTCGCGATGCACTGGCAAGGTCCGAAGCGGCAGGGCTTGATCTTGTTGAATTGTCGGCTGCGGCCGATCCTCCGGTTTGCCGGATTATGGATTTTGGCAAATTTCGCTACGAGCAGAGCAAGAAGCAGCAGGAAGCCAAGAAAAAACAGACGGTTATCGAGGTCAAAGAGATCAAACTCAGGCCTAAGACCGAGAAACATGATCTTGAATTCAAGATCAAGAATATCAAGAAGTTTCTGCAGCAGAAGAACAAAGTGAAGATCACCCTGCGCTTCCGTGGCCGTGAGATCGTCTATGCCGACACTCTCGGCATGGAGGTTTTGAACAAGGTGGTCGAGGAATTGAAGGACGATGCGGTTATTCTACAGTCCCCCAAGATGGAAGGGCGGCAGATGGCCATGTTTGTTGGGCCTAAATCATAGTTCTGCCAGGGTTGGCGGGTAAGCCGTTGAAAAAAAACTTTGTCGTCTGAATGGGAAGGACGGCATAAGGAGCCGTAACGGACAGCTTGACAAGCATGTTTGTCCCGTACGGCTCCTAAACATAGAGTGCTGGCCGGGGCGTTTCTGCCGGCTAAGATATGAAATAAGGGAGAACACCATGCCGAAGATGAAAACAAACAGAGGGGCTGCCAAACGGTTCAAGTGTACCGGTACCGGCAAGATTGTCCGCCGCAAGGCCTTCACCAGCCATATCCTCACCAAGAAGAGCACCAAGCGGAAAAGAAATTTGCGACAGTCCGAGATTGTTGACGCCACCAATCTTAAGGGAATCAAACGGCTGTTGCCCTATATGTAAAAAAAAACGGCAGGACCGACTGTCCGCCTCAGACGATTACCAAGTATAAACACTGCCGACGCTTTGACAGCGTCGGAGAATGTCAATAAGGAGAAGTACGATGCCTCGCGTAACACGTGGATTTAAAGCGCGCCGGAGAAGAAAAAAGGTTTTGAATCTGGCCAGTGGCTTCATTGGTGGCCGCAACCGTCTGTACCGGACGGCAACCGAAGCCGTTGACCGGGCTCTCTGCTACGCCTACCGTGATCGTCGCCAGAAAAAGCGCGATTTCAGGAAGTTGTGGATTGTCCGGATCGGCGCTGCGTGCCATGAAAACGGCACCACCTACAGCCGGATGATGGGCAGCTTGAAAAAGGTAAATGTGGAGTTGGACCGTAAGGTTCTCGCCAATCTGGCAGTTCTTGATCCGGGTGCCTTTTCCCAGGTTGCCAAGCTGGCCGGCGTCAGCAACTAGTTGTTGCCGTGCCCTCCGTCATGCCCAGCATGCCCAGCATGCACGAAGAACTCCTTCGCCTGAAAGCCGCTGCCGGTGAAGAGCTCGCTGCCATCTCTCGGATCAGCGAGCTCGAACCGTTTAGGGTCAAGTATCTGGGCAGGAAAGGGGAGTTCACCCTTGTGATGCGCCAATTGGGCCAGGCTCCTCCTGAGGATCGCCCACGGCTCGGACAACTGGCAAATGAGATAAAGCAAGAGCTGGAATCCGCGTTTGGTGAGCGGGAAGCTCAGCTTTCCGCGGTTGGTGGTGGCGGGGCTCCGGCGACTTTTGATTTGACTTTGCCCGGACGGGCAGTTCCTTTTGGCAAGCTGCATCCGGTGACCCAGGTCATGGATACGGTGTGCGCTATCTTCGAAGGCTTAGGTTTTGCGGTGGCTGAGGGGCCGGATGTCGAGGTCGATTTTTATAATTTCGAGGCCTTG
Proteins encoded in this window:
- the dnaX gene encoding DNA polymerase III subunit gamma/tau, whose product is MSYLVLARKWRPQNFDEVVGQQAVVRTLRNALTRNRVAHAMLFSGVRGVGKTTLARLMAKALNCQQGEPDVPCDQCESCTEIMAGNAIDLHEIDGASNRGIQEIRELKENIRFFPAKGRYKIIIIDEVHMLTTEAFNALLKTLEEPPAHVYFMFATTELHKIPITILSRCQRYELKRVPFAELVAFFAKIAEAEKVAISARALEMIAREAEGSVRDGLSLLDQIFSFGGSEVSDGDVAQVLGLVDRGIYENLARALLVGDLAGCLEIFAQSQAAGMDLKRFANDLLGFFRGLLIAKVKANPEELLDLSDQELAAIKDIAAGASQETLYHYFSLLLKGTEEMQYSSRPRLALEMAFVRATQAGQIVPTATLLGRLDGLLAGAVSLPVRAAGGIAPAISTAEPEPVAPRPASRPSGAAPSSGLQPEQKKNEIADTPTSSPGQFGHSSPVAASPPVREVKRDWEAFVGYVKERKRWMAPVLQLCAMARDEGNELVLKFDDPSDCKLLQEHDNLKLLQSFALDFFQHDFRVVFKVRGAPAAEDGGGDEAESLLAERRVLANEPMVQMAAEIFGGQVGSIRTGPR
- a CDS encoding YbaB/EbfC family nucleoid-associated protein, yielding MDMKQMVKQAQQFQQRLTEMQGELAGRQVSASVGGGMVSATVNGRHELVNLTIDKEVVDPADPQMLQDLVVSAVNEAMRKAQAMIEGEMSKLTGGMKIPGMF
- the thrS gene encoding threonine--tRNA ligase, with product MMEISLTLPSGEQKKVPAGTTVAEALKELVSNKERKQTIAARLADRLVDLSTPIDADASFAPITVDSPEALEILRHSAAHIMAEAVLALFGTEVQVAIGPAIADGFYYDFDRAEPFTPDDLARIELKMQELAAAAAPFSRETMSSAQAIALFEKSGQSYKVELLKDLGAETVSLYRQGDFVDLCRGPHLPHAGWLKAVKVIKQAGAYWRGDEKNQMLQRLYGTAFFDAKDLKAYLHQIEEAKKRDHRKLGKELELFAVSDQVGPGLILWQPKGALLRKIIEDHWREEHYRNGYELLFTPHIAKRDMWKTSGHLDFYGENMFSAMDIEEVSYQLKPMNCPFHIAIYNTRKRSYREFPLRWCELGTVYRFEKTGALHGLMRVRGFTQDDAHIFCRPDNLEEEIFNILDLNLQILKAFGFEHYDIYLSTRPEKYVGNDEHWEQATTALKLALEKKGLAYEVDPGEGVFYGPKIDIKIKDVLGRSWQCSTIQVDFNLPERFEMSYTGEDGKEHQPIMIHRALMGSLERFIGVLIEHYAGAFPVWLAPTQARIMNITDAQMGYADEVYAELRRAGVRVEKDLRNEKLNYKIREAQMQKIPFMLIIGDKEVEARQVTVRLRNGDNLPGMSIPEFAAMIADENEAGRTGACNS
- the rpmI gene encoding 50S ribosomal protein L35; its protein translation is MPKMKTNRGAAKRFKCTGTGKIVRRKAFTSHILTKKSTKRKRNLRQSEIVDATNLKGIKRLLPYM
- the infC gene encoding translation initiation factor IF-3, producing MSIKGKKVGDRPEREVRARINHEIDCKEVRLIDEDGSQVGVVPVRDALARSEAAGLDLVELSAAADPPVCRIMDFGKFRYEQSKKQQEAKKKQTVIEVKEIKLRPKTEKHDLEFKIKNIKKFLQQKNKVKITLRFRGREIVYADTLGMEVLNKVVEELKDDAVILQSPKMEGRQMAMFVGPKS
- the recR gene encoding recombination mediator RecR gives rise to the protein MNVVPPALSRLIADLNRLPGIGIKSATRLALHILRRPASEAQSLARDLGELHRSIRLCSGCFAFAESDPCAICKDSERDGGLVCVVEESADLMAIEKTGVFKGKYHILHGVLSPMDGIGPEEIKADALVERIRKQQVREVLIATSSTVPGEATAAYLIKRLQEEVQVKVTRLACGIPMGMDIKYADDLTLSRAIEARKDTSK
- the rplT gene encoding 50S ribosomal protein L20; protein product: MPRVTRGFKARRRRKKVLNLASGFIGGRNRLYRTATEAVDRALCYAYRDRRQKKRDFRKLWIVRIGAACHENGTTYSRMMGSLKKVNVELDRKVLANLAVLDPGAFSQVAKLAGVSN